A single genomic interval of Syntrophobotulus glycolicus DSM 8271 harbors:
- a CDS encoding PRC-barrel domain-containing protein, with the protein MKSIKEIIGLKIISIAEGTQVGTVKDLVLNPAGGLLDFFIIDKQTDSIGARTKAIAFKDIQGLGEFAITIPDQKVIQNIISNSQVLELIDQNVKVIGAKVLTIKGTIIGEVTEIYFDEETGKINKCVYEDKTKEQKEINAESIVTYGENLLIVNDGSRQNKSFGQEAVIEDKLPPQIQAQEVQEVQEVQEEQEIPAPPGITEAAATSDSAENSPNDGFNLFEQRQLQYFVGKKVVRNIKLDNGDILPIGQIITSDTIGKIKTRATLMEVTSHLEKG; encoded by the coding sequence TTGAAATCGATTAAGGAAATTATAGGGTTGAAAATCATTAGTATTGCGGAAGGCACTCAGGTAGGTACAGTGAAAGACCTGGTTTTAAATCCGGCAGGCGGATTATTGGACTTTTTTATTATTGATAAACAGACCGATTCTATAGGAGCGCGCACAAAAGCGATTGCTTTTAAGGATATTCAAGGGTTGGGGGAATTTGCCATAACGATACCTGATCAAAAGGTGATTCAAAATATTATTTCTAACAGTCAAGTACTGGAATTGATCGATCAGAATGTAAAGGTGATCGGAGCTAAGGTCCTGACGATAAAAGGAACGATTATCGGTGAGGTGACTGAAATCTATTTTGATGAAGAAACCGGAAAGATCAATAAATGTGTTTATGAAGATAAGACCAAAGAACAGAAAGAGATTAATGCTGAGTCAATTGTTACGTACGGAGAAAATTTGCTGATTGTGAACGACGGATCAAGGCAAAATAAGTCTTTCGGGCAGGAAGCCGTCATTGAAGACAAATTGCCGCCCCAAATTCAGGCGCAGGAAGTGCAGGAGGTTCAGGAAGTGCAGGAAGAGCAGGAAATACCAGCTCCTCCGGGTATCACCGAAGCCGCAGCAACCAGCGACAGCGCCGAGAATAGTCCTAATGATGGGTTTAACCTGTTTGAACAGCGCCAGCTTCAGTATTTTGTCGGGAAAAAGGTCGTCAGAAATATCAAGCTTGATAATGGGGATATCCTGCCTATCGGTCAGATCATTACAAGCGATACAATAGGAAAAATAAAGACAAGAGCAACGTTGATGGAGGTTACTTCACATTTAGAAAAGGGATAA